In Gossypium arboreum isolate Shixiya-1 chromosome 6, ASM2569848v2, whole genome shotgun sequence, the following are encoded in one genomic region:
- the LOC108484053 gene encoding auxin response factor 3-like isoform X1, with protein MGGLIDLNSTEDDETPLSGSLSPSSSSASVLSAPGSGSSVCLELWHACAGPLISLPKRGNVVVYFPQGHLEQVSDFSGVAAAYDLPPHVFCLVVDVKLHAEGATDEVYAQVSLVPETEQSEQKLEGGKTEADGEEEDTETNIKSTTPHMFCKTLTASDTSTHGGFSVPRRAAEDCFPPLDYNQQRPSQELVAKDLHGSEWRFRHIYRGQPRRHLLTSGWSAFVNKKKLVSGDAVLFLRGEGGELRLGIRRAAQIKDGSSFPSSCSQQLNCSNFADVVHAISMKSVFSIYYNPRASSSDFIIPVHKFWKCLDPSFSIGMRFKMQFEAEDAAERRYNLIESPTLEFKLFDFQPKEESKDLLYHVVKALIDFSCRHSGVITGISDINPVQWPGSKWRCLMVRWDDIDANRHSRVSPWEIEPSGSVSGSNSLISPGSKRNRVGFPSGNSEFMVPDGIRASDFGESLWSQVLQVQENLGFNSLYDGSDSPNMHWSEIRRCIPGSIGSDFSAIGNIGRDSLVSPDISRKSVGFGESFRFHKVLQGQEIFVSPPYRNGSTADETQENDAFGLADVGQLSGTRSGWSSLMQRYNTHSRTRPSAPSTQTSSPSSVLTFLQVSNPILNFSPIYNSNNQKREQGVNKQSSFHAPEIYKGKLFPSSSSEHDSRARDLGSTDLFGHSIGSVQLGFAPPLAAQPVFRTSQELDSSCKSSCRLFGFSLTEGRHDASKEEDVVQATSSLAPGAILPCVREEFHPKPSSVTDTVGSNYTEVSNLYAVRDMVLDIAL; from the exons aTGGGGGGATTAATCGATCTGAACTCTACGGAAGACGATGAAACGCCATTATCTGGTTCTTTGTCTCCATCTTCATCTTCAGCTTCCGTGTTAAGTGCCCCTGGTTCTGGTTCTTCTGTTTGTTTAGAACTTTGGCATGCGTGTGCTGGTCCACTTATATCTTTGCCAAAGAGAGGAAATGTAGTGGTGTACTTCCCTCAAGGCCACTTGGAACAAGTTTCCGATTTTTCCGGTGTAGCTGCAGCTTATGATCTCCCTCCCCACGTGTTTTGTCTGGTTGTTGATGTCAAGCTCCAT GCTGAGGGTGCCACAGATGAGGTTTACGCCCAAGTTTCATTGGTTCCTGAAACGGAG CAATCTGAGCAGAAGTTGGAGGGAGGGAAGACTGAGGCAGATGGTGAAGAGGAGGATACTGAAACCAATATCAAGTCAACCACGCCCCATATGTTCTGCAAGACACTAACCGCTTCCGATACCAGCACGCATGGTGGCTTCTCTGTTCCTCGTCGAGCTGCCGAGGACTGCTTTCCTCCCTTG GACTATAATCAGCAAAGGCCCTCACAAGAGCTTGTTGCGAAAGACCTGCATGGTTCTGAATGGAGATTTCGACACATCTATAGGG GTCAACCACGGAGACATTTGCTGACTTCCGGATGGAGTGCATTTGTAAATAAGAAGAAGCTTGTCTCTGGAGATGCGGTGCTTTTTCTGAG GGGTGAAGGTGGAGAACTGAGGCTTGGAATCCGAAGAGCTGCTCAAATTAAAGATGGCTCTTCTTTTCCATCATCTTGCAGCCAGCAGTTGAATTGCAGCAATTTTGCAGATGTGGTTCATGCTATTTCTATGAAAAGTGTATTCAGCATTTACTACAATCCAAG GGCCAGTTCATCGGACTTCATAATACCCGTGCATAAATTCTGGAAGTGTCTTGATCCCTCATTTTCTATTGGAATGAGGTTCAAAATGCAATTTGAAGCTGAAGATGCAGCAGAAAGAAGGTACAACCTTATTGAATCTCCAACTCTTGAGTTCAAATTATTTGATTTTCAGCCTAAAGAGGAGAGCAAAGACCTACTCTACCATGTGGTGAAGGCCTTAATTGATTTTTCTTGCAGACACTCAGGAGTAATAACTGGAATTAGTGATATAAATCCTGTTCAATGGCCTGGTTCAAAATGGAGATGCCTGATG GTAAGGTGGGATGATATTGATGCCAACAGGCATAGTAGGGTTTCTCCCTGGGAAATTGAGCCATCTGGTTCAGTTTCCGGTTCTAACAGCTTGATCTCTCCTGGTTCAAAAAGGAACCGAGTTGGATTTCCTTCAGGAAATTCTGAATTTATGGTTCCTG ATGGAATTAGAGCATCAGACTTTGGGGAGTCTTTGTGGTCCCAGGTATTGCAAGTTCAAGAAAATCTGGGTTTTAACTCTCTTTATGATGGTTCTGATAGTCCGAATATGCATTGGTCTGAAATAAGGCGTTGCATTCCTGGTTCTATTGGTTCTGATTTTTCTGCAATAGGAAATATTGGTAGAGACTCACTGGTGAGTCCTGATATTTCCCGTAAAAGTGTAGGCTTTGGGGAATCTTTCCGATTCCATAAGGTCTTGCAAGGTCAAGAAATTTTTGTGTCCCCTCCATATAGAAATGGTTCAACTGCAGATGAAACTCAAGAAAATGACGCTTTTGGTCTCGCTGATGTTGGTCAGCTGTCGGGAACTAGAAGTGGATGGTCTTCCTTGATGCAGAGGTATAATACTCATAGTCGTACACGACCATCTGCACCATCTACACAAACGTCCTCACCATCTTCAGTGTTAACGTTCCTACAAGTGAGCAATCCAATTCTGAATTTCAGTCCTATTTATAATTCTAATAACCAAAAAAGGGAACAGGGAGTTAACAAACAAAGTTCTTTTCATGCACCTGAAATATACAAGGGAAAGCTATTTCCATCTTCATCCAGTGAACATGATTCCCGTGCGAGGGATCTTGGAAGCACAGATTTATTCGGTCATTCTATTGGTTCTGTTCAACTTGGTTTTGCTCCACCTCTAGCAGCTCAACCAGTATTCAGGACTAGTCAAGAATTAGATTCCTCCTGTAAAAGTAGCTGCAGACtttttggtttctccttgactGAGGGAAGACATGATGCTAGCAAGGAAGAAGACGTGGTACAAGCAACCTCATCATTGGCGCCTGGAGCGATTTTACCTTGTGTTAGGGAAGAGTTTCACCCAAAGCCTTCGTCGGTGACGGACACAGTTGGAAGCAATTATACTGAAGTAAGCAATCTCTATGCTGTCAGAGATATGGTTTTAGATATTGCATTGTAG
- the LOC108484053 gene encoding auxin response factor 3-like isoform X3 — MGGLIDLNSTEDDETPLSGSLSPSSSSASVLSAPGSGSSVCLELWHACAGPLISLPKRGNVVVYFPQGHLEQVSDFSGVAAAYDLPPHVFCLVVDVKLHAEGATDEVYAQVSLVPETEQSEQKLEGGKTEADGEEEDTETNIKSTTPHMFCKTLTASDTSTHGGFSVPRRAAEDCFPPLDYNQQRPSQELVAKDLHGSEWRFRHIYRGQPRRHLLTSGWSAFVNKKKLVSGDAVLFLRGEGGELRLGIRRAAQIKDGSSFPSSCSQQLNCSNFADVVHAISMKSVFSIYYNPRASSSDFIIPVHKFWKCLDPSFSIGMRFKMQFEAEDAAERRYNLIESPTLEFKLFDFQPKEESKDLLYHVVKALIDFSCRHSGVITGISDINPVQWPGSKWRCLMVRWDDIDANRHSRVSPWEIEPSGSVSGSNSLISPGSKRNRVGFPSGNSEFMVPDGIRASDFGESLWSQVLQVQENLGFNSLYDGSDSPNMHWSEIRRCIPGSIGSDFSAIGNIGRDSLVSPDISRKSVGFGESFRFHKVLQGQEIFVSPPYRNGSTADETQENDAFGLADVGQLSGTRSGWSSLMQRYNTHSRTRPSAPSTQTSSPSSVLTFLQGKLFPSSSSEHDSRARDLGSTDLFGHSIGSVQLGFAPPLAAQPVFRTSQELDSSCKSSCRLFGFSLTEGRHDASKEEDVVQATSSLAPGAILPCVREEFHPKPSSVTDTVGSNYTEVSNLYAVRDMVLDIAL; from the exons aTGGGGGGATTAATCGATCTGAACTCTACGGAAGACGATGAAACGCCATTATCTGGTTCTTTGTCTCCATCTTCATCTTCAGCTTCCGTGTTAAGTGCCCCTGGTTCTGGTTCTTCTGTTTGTTTAGAACTTTGGCATGCGTGTGCTGGTCCACTTATATCTTTGCCAAAGAGAGGAAATGTAGTGGTGTACTTCCCTCAAGGCCACTTGGAACAAGTTTCCGATTTTTCCGGTGTAGCTGCAGCTTATGATCTCCCTCCCCACGTGTTTTGTCTGGTTGTTGATGTCAAGCTCCAT GCTGAGGGTGCCACAGATGAGGTTTACGCCCAAGTTTCATTGGTTCCTGAAACGGAG CAATCTGAGCAGAAGTTGGAGGGAGGGAAGACTGAGGCAGATGGTGAAGAGGAGGATACTGAAACCAATATCAAGTCAACCACGCCCCATATGTTCTGCAAGACACTAACCGCTTCCGATACCAGCACGCATGGTGGCTTCTCTGTTCCTCGTCGAGCTGCCGAGGACTGCTTTCCTCCCTTG GACTATAATCAGCAAAGGCCCTCACAAGAGCTTGTTGCGAAAGACCTGCATGGTTCTGAATGGAGATTTCGACACATCTATAGGG GTCAACCACGGAGACATTTGCTGACTTCCGGATGGAGTGCATTTGTAAATAAGAAGAAGCTTGTCTCTGGAGATGCGGTGCTTTTTCTGAG GGGTGAAGGTGGAGAACTGAGGCTTGGAATCCGAAGAGCTGCTCAAATTAAAGATGGCTCTTCTTTTCCATCATCTTGCAGCCAGCAGTTGAATTGCAGCAATTTTGCAGATGTGGTTCATGCTATTTCTATGAAAAGTGTATTCAGCATTTACTACAATCCAAG GGCCAGTTCATCGGACTTCATAATACCCGTGCATAAATTCTGGAAGTGTCTTGATCCCTCATTTTCTATTGGAATGAGGTTCAAAATGCAATTTGAAGCTGAAGATGCAGCAGAAAGAAGGTACAACCTTATTGAATCTCCAACTCTTGAGTTCAAATTATTTGATTTTCAGCCTAAAGAGGAGAGCAAAGACCTACTCTACCATGTGGTGAAGGCCTTAATTGATTTTTCTTGCAGACACTCAGGAGTAATAACTGGAATTAGTGATATAAATCCTGTTCAATGGCCTGGTTCAAAATGGAGATGCCTGATG GTAAGGTGGGATGATATTGATGCCAACAGGCATAGTAGGGTTTCTCCCTGGGAAATTGAGCCATCTGGTTCAGTTTCCGGTTCTAACAGCTTGATCTCTCCTGGTTCAAAAAGGAACCGAGTTGGATTTCCTTCAGGAAATTCTGAATTTATGGTTCCTG ATGGAATTAGAGCATCAGACTTTGGGGAGTCTTTGTGGTCCCAGGTATTGCAAGTTCAAGAAAATCTGGGTTTTAACTCTCTTTATGATGGTTCTGATAGTCCGAATATGCATTGGTCTGAAATAAGGCGTTGCATTCCTGGTTCTATTGGTTCTGATTTTTCTGCAATAGGAAATATTGGTAGAGACTCACTGGTGAGTCCTGATATTTCCCGTAAAAGTGTAGGCTTTGGGGAATCTTTCCGATTCCATAAGGTCTTGCAAGGTCAAGAAATTTTTGTGTCCCCTCCATATAGAAATGGTTCAACTGCAGATGAAACTCAAGAAAATGACGCTTTTGGTCTCGCTGATGTTGGTCAGCTGTCGGGAACTAGAAGTGGATGGTCTTCCTTGATGCAGAGGTATAATACTCATAGTCGTACACGACCATCTGCACCATCTACACAAACGTCCTCACCATCTTCAGTGTTAACGTTCCTACAA GGAAAGCTATTTCCATCTTCATCCAGTGAACATGATTCCCGTGCGAGGGATCTTGGAAGCACAGATTTATTCGGTCATTCTATTGGTTCTGTTCAACTTGGTTTTGCTCCACCTCTAGCAGCTCAACCAGTATTCAGGACTAGTCAAGAATTAGATTCCTCCTGTAAAAGTAGCTGCAGACtttttggtttctccttgactGAGGGAAGACATGATGCTAGCAAGGAAGAAGACGTGGTACAAGCAACCTCATCATTGGCGCCTGGAGCGATTTTACCTTGTGTTAGGGAAGAGTTTCACCCAAAGCCTTCGTCGGTGACGGACACAGTTGGAAGCAATTATACTGAAGTAAGCAATCTCTATGCTGTCAGAGATATGGTTTTAGATATTGCATTGTAG